One Triticum dicoccoides isolate Atlit2015 ecotype Zavitan chromosome 4B, WEW_v2.0, whole genome shotgun sequence genomic window carries:
- the LOC119292779 gene encoding L10-interacting MYB domain-containing protein-like has protein sequence MSGATEWSVENTQIICELFAEQVNAGNRPDNYLTPNAFDEVGRQFKMRTGLDYTYTQLKNKWDKLKGDFSLFKKLKFWETGAGWDYVNNTVSQDDEWWKKAKIESSFANDIKGCGKFKKKCLANEQNLRIIFGDITTDAVKAAINVDEIEDLDLDDTEEQTSQATPTSSKTAQVMCEQVTRIGDIAEASHSSFQSFMKQDEANCVTSVMDEVIACGATVGTDEFFMASELFVKRAQREMFLYIPLESRKSWLRRKYDLKYGN, from the exons ATGTCTGGGGCTACTGAATGGAGCGTTGAAAACACTCAGATTATCTGCGAGTTGTTTGCTGAGCAAGTGAACGCTGGAAATAGGCCAGACAATTACTTGACACCAAATGCATTTGATGAGGTAGGAAGGCAATTTAAGATGAGAACTGGGCTAGACTACACATATACACAACTAAAAAACAAATGGGACAAGCTTAAAGGTGATTTCAGTTTGTTCAAGAAACTCAAGTTCTGGGAGACCGGAGCTGGATGGGACTATGTGAACAACACCGTGTCacaagatgatgagtggtggaaaaaGGCCAAAATTGAGAGTTCTTTCGCTAAT GACATTAAAGGTTGTGGCAAGTTCAAGAAGAAATGTCTTGCTAATGAGCAAAACTTGCGGATTATATTTGGAGATATCACAACTGATG CGGTGAAAGCCGCCATCAATGTTGATGAGATCGAAGATCTTGATTTGGATGATACCGAAGAACAAACATCTCAGGCAACACCTACTTCATCTAAA ACCGCACAAGTGATGTGTGAGCAAGTTACAAGAATTGGTGACATTGCTGAGGCTTCTCACTCATCATTCCAGTCTTTCATGAAGCAAGATGAGGCAAACTGTGTCACCTCGGTCATGGATGAAGTCATTGCTTGTGGTGCAACAGTCGGTACCGATGAGTTCTTCATGGCTAGCGAGTTGTTTGTGAAGAGGGCGCAAAGGGAGATGTTTCTGTACATTCCTCTTGAGTCCCGAAAGAGTTGGTTGCGTAGGAAGTATGACTTGAAGTATGGGAACTAG